In a single window of the Natronosalvus caseinilyticus genome:
- a CDS encoding coenzyme F420-0:L-glutamate ligase: protein MELNAVPDLPEIRPGDDLAELVADRADLEAGDVLTVASTVVSKAEGRAADLADFPAGPRAREIAARIEEIAGEEKDPRFAQAVLEESTELVMEAPFLLTETRFGHVCVNAGIDRSNVPDHDLLLLPKRPAASAERIRNGLLERGTEDVAVIVTDTCGRPFRHGQRGVALGWDGMPASRDWRGEHDRDGRELGVTVQSVVDELASAANLVTGEGADGTPAVVVHDWDFGNHEGSDALFRDLEGDFVRQALREWRYDG from the coding sequence ATGGAACTCAACGCGGTGCCGGATCTCCCCGAGATCCGCCCCGGCGACGACCTGGCGGAACTCGTCGCCGACCGGGCCGACCTCGAGGCCGGCGACGTGCTGACGGTGGCGAGCACGGTCGTCTCGAAGGCCGAGGGTCGAGCGGCGGACCTCGCCGACTTTCCAGCGGGCCCGCGCGCTCGAGAGATCGCGGCGCGGATAGAGGAAATCGCCGGCGAGGAGAAAGATCCCCGGTTCGCCCAGGCGGTCCTCGAGGAGAGCACGGAACTCGTGATGGAGGCGCCCTTCCTGCTGACCGAGACGCGCTTCGGTCACGTCTGCGTGAACGCGGGGATCGATCGCTCGAACGTCCCGGATCACGACCTGCTCCTGTTGCCGAAGCGACCGGCCGCGAGCGCCGAGCGGATTCGAAACGGGTTGCTCGAGCGCGGGACCGAAGACGTCGCCGTGATCGTCACCGACACCTGCGGGCGGCCGTTTCGTCACGGTCAGCGCGGCGTCGCCCTGGGCTGGGACGGCATGCCCGCGAGTCGCGACTGGCGTGGCGAGCACGACCGCGACGGCCGCGAACTGGGCGTCACCGTTCAGTCCGTCGTCGACGAACTCGCGTCGGCGGCGAACCTCGTGACCGGCGAGGGGGCGGACGGGACGCCAGCGGTCGTCGTCCACGACTGGGACTTCGGCAACCACGAGGGAAGCGACGCGCTCTTTCGTGACCTCGAGGGGGACTTCGTTCGCCAGGCGTTGCGGGAGTGGAGGTACGACGGCTGA
- a CDS encoding 5,10-methylenetetrahydromethanopterin reductase: protein MTAENSASSEASDANDSSDSIDSTGASDASDSSPTWGIELTPEHPPDRIADLAAIAETEGFDVAFSSSHYFNRDPFVSLSRMAERTDSIALGPGVVNPFQDHPVTLAARMATIDEVSGGRAVYGIGAGDRSALSNLGFEHDRPLRRVLEAFTVARDLWAGETVTHDGTFTAQDASLNLEPTEIPVYVGAQGPHMLRMSAKHADGVLVNASHPRDLEWAANQVEIGLADRPDDRGPFEALAFSSVSVADEEVAAREAARPPVAFIAGGAAPPVIERHGLDEAAVETVGGHLEAGDLSAAFEAVTPAMIDAFAVAGTPETVADRFEAILEFVDGIVVGSPLGPDLEVAVEQAAWALEQAQA, encoded by the coding sequence ATGACGGCCGAGAACTCCGCCTCGAGCGAAGCGAGCGACGCGAACGATTCGAGCGATTCGATTGACTCGACCGGCGCGAGCGACGCGAGCGACTCGAGTCCCACCTGGGGAATCGAGCTCACCCCCGAACACCCGCCGGACCGGATCGCCGACCTCGCGGCCATCGCCGAAACCGAGGGCTTCGACGTCGCGTTCTCGAGCAGCCACTACTTCAACCGGGATCCGTTCGTGTCGCTCTCGCGGATGGCCGAGCGGACCGACTCGATCGCCCTCGGTCCCGGCGTCGTCAACCCGTTCCAGGACCATCCGGTGACGCTCGCGGCCCGAATGGCGACGATCGACGAGGTGTCGGGCGGTCGGGCCGTTTACGGCATCGGTGCCGGCGACCGCTCGGCGCTGTCGAACCTCGGCTTCGAGCACGACCGCCCCCTCCGTCGCGTTCTCGAGGCATTCACCGTGGCACGAGACCTCTGGGCCGGCGAGACCGTCACCCACGACGGGACGTTCACCGCCCAGGACGCCTCGCTCAACCTCGAGCCGACTGAGATCCCGGTCTACGTCGGTGCCCAGGGCCCTCACATGCTCCGCATGAGCGCGAAACACGCCGATGGCGTGCTCGTCAACGCCTCCCACCCGCGCGACCTCGAGTGGGCCGCCAACCAGGTCGAGATCGGCCTCGCGGACCGCCCCGACGACCGCGGCCCGTTCGAAGCGCTCGCGTTCTCGAGCGTGAGCGTCGCCGACGAGGAGGTCGCGGCGCGGGAGGCCGCCCGTCCGCCGGTCGCGTTCATCGCCGGCGGCGCCGCACCGCCCGTGATCGAGCGTCACGGGCTCGACGAGGCGGCGGTGGAGACGGTTGGCGGCCACCTCGAGGCCGGCGACCTCTCGGCGGCGTTCGAGGCCGTCACCCCCGCGATGATCGACGCGTTCGCCGTCGCCGGAACCCCCGAGACGGTGGCCGACCGGTTCGAGGCGATCCTCGAGTTCGTCGATGGCATCGTCGTCGGGTCGCCGCTGGGGCCGGACCTCGAGGTGGCGGTCGAGCAGGCGGCGTGGGCGCTCGAGCAGGCGCAGGCGTAA
- a CDS encoding DUF7573 domain-containing protein: MVLGDIGLVDSRPDLSDRCRSRYVVYRRLWPGFGLEFEPGSRTALVGVPVTSIESMVWERRFGFDKQYKPRAFVSVRVTEDSRLTDYVQDEGSSAAADTAEARTEEAGVAETDTEEADAAKVDTEEASTEEKAAAISLDETPASSAQNTVEADESDLSSSDHDAGLSTYAWGTYTCNRCDSSVDRVWRDDGDLACPSCKEW; this comes from the coding sequence ATGGTACTTGGCGATATCGGTCTGGTCGATAGTCGACCGGATCTGAGCGATCGGTGTCGCTCGAGGTACGTCGTCTATCGTCGGCTCTGGCCAGGGTTCGGACTCGAATTCGAACCCGGCTCCAGAACTGCGCTCGTCGGCGTTCCAGTCACGAGCATCGAGTCGATGGTCTGGGAACGGCGATTCGGCTTCGACAAACAATATAAACCCCGGGCGTTTGTATCGGTACGCGTGACCGAGGACAGCCGACTCACCGACTACGTCCAGGACGAGGGGTCGTCCGCGGCGGCGGACACCGCGGAAGCGAGGACCGAAGAGGCAGGTGTCGCGGAAACTGATACCGAGGAGGCAGATGCCGCGAAAGTGGATACTGAGGAAGCGAGTACCGAGGAAAAAGCCGCCGCCATCTCGTTGGACGAAACACCTGCCTCGAGCGCCCAGAACACGGTCGAGGCGGACGAATCCGACCTGTCGTCGAGCGACCACGACGCCGGCCTCTCGACGTACGCCTGGGGAACCTACACCTGCAATCGCTGTGACTCGAGTGTCGACCGGGTCTGGCGAGACGACGGAGACCTGGCGTGTCCGTCGTGTAAGGAGTGGTGA
- a CDS encoding cold-shock protein: MAKGTVAFFNDTGGYGFIETDDADDDVFFHMEDVGGPDLEEGQEVEFDIEQADKGPRATNLERL; encoded by the coding sequence ATGGCGAAAGGTACGGTCGCATTCTTCAACGACACTGGCGGATACGGATTCATCGAAACTGACGACGCGGACGACGACGTGTTCTTCCACATGGAAGACGTTGGCGGTCCTGACCTCGAGGAGGGGCAGGAAGTCGAGTTCGACATCGAGCAGGCCGACAAAGGCCCGCGCGCGACGAATCTCGAGAGACTCTGA
- a CDS encoding AAA family ATPase, producing the protein MTDANPSSQPETTNQLGTIDPLPIAAVADLVETVRENVTRVIIGHDDEVDHVITTILARGHVLLDDVPGVGKTMLARSIARSIDCSFRRVQFTPDLLPSDITGVNVFNQKTREFEFQHGPVFANVVLGDEINRAPPKTQSALLEAMEERQVTVDGDTRPLPNPFVVIATQNAIEPNRTYELPFAEVDRFMKKLSLGYPNTDEEAEMLGRTVGHHPIEGLEPVTDLESIVRARETVANVAVEPPVREYASELAGYTREHAHIGASPRGTIALLRAAQARAVLDEREYVIPDDIQHEAPYVFAHRIKTSANGRETDGAAVVEDALEHVRVP; encoded by the coding sequence ATGACCGACGCCAATCCTTCATCCCAGCCGGAGACGACGAATCAGCTCGGAACCATCGATCCACTCCCCATTGCAGCCGTCGCGGACCTCGTCGAGACGGTTCGAGAGAACGTGACGCGCGTGATCATCGGTCACGACGACGAGGTCGACCACGTCATCACCACCATCCTCGCTCGCGGTCACGTGCTCCTCGACGACGTCCCCGGCGTCGGCAAGACGATGCTCGCCCGTTCGATCGCGCGCTCGATCGACTGTAGCTTCCGACGGGTCCAGTTTACGCCCGACCTTCTCCCCTCCGACATCACCGGCGTCAACGTCTTCAACCAGAAGACCCGCGAGTTCGAGTTCCAGCACGGCCCCGTCTTCGCGAACGTGGTCCTCGGCGACGAAATCAACCGCGCCCCGCCGAAGACTCAGTCGGCCCTGCTCGAGGCCATGGAGGAACGCCAGGTGACCGTCGACGGCGACACCCGCCCGCTGCCGAACCCGTTCGTCGTCATCGCCACCCAGAACGCCATCGAGCCCAATCGGACCTACGAACTCCCGTTCGCGGAGGTCGATCGCTTCATGAAGAAACTCTCGCTCGGCTACCCGAACACCGACGAGGAAGCCGAGATGCTCGGTCGCACGGTCGGCCACCACCCCATCGAGGGGCTCGAGCCAGTCACCGACCTCGAGTCGATCGTCCGCGCGCGCGAGACGGTGGCCAACGTCGCCGTCGAGCCCCCCGTCCGGGAGTACGCGAGCGAGCTGGCCGGCTACACCCGCGAGCACGCCCATATCGGCGCGAGCCCGCGCGGCACCATCGCCCTCCTGCGAGCGGCCCAGGCCCGTGCCGTACTCGACGAACGAGAGTACGTCATCCCGGACGACATCCAGCACGAGGCGCCGTACGTCTTCGCCCACCGAATCAAGACGAGCGCGAACGGCCGCGAGACCGACGGTGCGGCCGTCGTCGAGGACGCCCTCGAGCACGTCCGCGTGCCATGA
- a CDS encoding DUF58 domain-containing protein, whose translation MKLTRRGWGTVAVVGFCLWMAASFGSRALNAVVAPLAFVLVAGVITAARVDRPHIRRVPTEEGYPGERRTVELTVDVESPLSATVRDDLPDGVSAVDDGNVRETTLVDGNSLTYEINLEGRGIHEIGPVTVVVSDVFGLVEQRFEYDRTGEVLVYPRVHDLRGGAKHDLQLLHDAVGAYDREEFDHLREYTRGDSLRDIHWKSAAKRADDELVVKEFVADGRVGSVDLVGECIPGRDDDLATAVASVATYLLREDVAVGVSTVEGTLEADAGERHHLEMLRQLAVVGPGELDDRARREADVLIQADASGVLVLVDGYEIPFDRLRGRHGRRGSGVDEGSTGSTAIAADGSGGSGGSSADRSGGFGAPGDSDGSGGLPDADGSGASSDDLEEPGTGVSP comes from the coding sequence ATGAAACTCACGCGACGCGGCTGGGGGACCGTCGCCGTCGTCGGCTTCTGTCTCTGGATGGCGGCCAGTTTCGGCTCGCGAGCGCTCAACGCGGTGGTCGCGCCGCTGGCGTTCGTCCTCGTCGCCGGCGTGATCACGGCCGCGCGGGTCGACCGCCCGCACATTCGCCGGGTTCCCACCGAAGAGGGATATCCGGGCGAGCGACGGACGGTCGAACTCACCGTCGACGTCGAGTCGCCGCTATCGGCCACCGTCCGCGACGACCTCCCCGACGGCGTGTCCGCGGTCGACGACGGCAACGTCAGGGAGACGACCCTCGTCGACGGCAACTCGCTCACCTACGAAATCAACCTCGAGGGCCGCGGTATCCACGAAATCGGCCCAGTTACGGTCGTCGTCAGCGACGTCTTCGGACTCGTCGAGCAACGGTTCGAGTACGACCGGACCGGCGAGGTGCTGGTCTATCCCCGGGTCCACGACCTCCGGGGCGGCGCGAAACACGACCTGCAACTGCTTCACGACGCCGTCGGCGCCTACGATCGCGAGGAGTTCGACCACCTCCGCGAGTACACCCGCGGCGACTCCCTTCGAGACATTCACTGGAAGTCCGCCGCCAAACGAGCCGACGACGAACTCGTCGTCAAGGAGTTCGTCGCCGACGGCCGCGTCGGCTCGGTCGACCTCGTTGGCGAGTGCATTCCCGGACGCGACGACGACCTCGCCACTGCCGTCGCCAGCGTGGCCACGTATCTGCTCAGGGAGGACGTCGCCGTCGGCGTCTCGACCGTGGAGGGCACCCTCGAGGCCGACGCGGGCGAACGTCATCACCTCGAGATGCTGCGACAACTCGCCGTGGTCGGTCCCGGCGAACTCGACGACCGCGCTCGCCGGGAGGCGGACGTCCTGATCCAGGCGGACGCGTCGGGCGTCCTGGTGCTCGTCGATGGATACGAGATTCCGTTCGACCGGCTTCGCGGGCGTCACGGGCGTCGCGGCAGTGGGGTCGACGAGGGTTCGACCGGGTCGACGGCGATCGCTGCCGACGGGTCTGGCGGGTCCGGTGGCTCGAGCGCTGACAGGTCCGGTGGATTCGGCGCCCCCGGTGACTCCGATGGCTCCGGTGGACTACCTGACGCCGATGGCTCCGGTGCCTCCAGCGACGACCTCGAGGAGCCTGGCACGGGGGTGTCGCCATGA
- a CDS encoding transglutaminase TgpA family protein produces the protein MSTRTVPNSITTSLEGSTATLFRTLALAGVLVLLAGIVFTLSEITRTVGGTQSLYLLVLTMVFAATILAHTIRPRTALAIGLGATAIGFLYYLEAAGYAPGAAVGQADKFLSDTITLATGMPLIQMLEAGIWTLGFAPAPVFLTWYLAMRERYVLSVVPGGVALLFLVLTTDAGIGVTLVGVVGGIAAVGFGELDRHEGSIAQADVLAIMFAIIVFLSMTITFVPGGAASPTFLLESEPGTLDGAVDGDPDRSTITGSVDLSPEVHFTVVTEEPTYWRTGVYDRYTGDSWIRSGPDATYDDVGLPEPDGAYETANHTITIERQLEVMPVPTGPTALDGDVTAHTRVSDHGQPMPDGPLIAGDTYNVESAVLEADPTTLNEAGTEYPEPITEYYLQMPESHSNEFATRTDEILAESDAETPYEKAAAIERYFQDGYDYSLEVDRPGGNAAEEFLLEMDEGYCVYFATTMTQMLRSEGIPARYATGYTTGQQVDDNEYVVRGLDAHAWVEVYFPDQGWVVFEPTPSSSRDATHQERLEQAREDNESGIDTDQSEDVPVDGPEENESVPDLDGDIDDLLDPNDTSDDPSGNDTNDTNGTNDTPSGPGGPQDPLQPGNPSGDGTGGTGVDSAGGNEDEEDDLIPLTPGDLLVGVALMIGLAAGGHRAGVGSLVNREVSRYWHGFRGDPTEDTVRAYERLELVLARRFRPRKRGESPRQYVDSLERVGLTDPRPRRVLECYERARYGGGVDESTADEAVSLVRELARERAPIVGRLWR, from the coding sequence ATGAGCACGCGCACTGTTCCGAACTCGATCACCACCTCGCTCGAGGGGTCGACGGCGACGCTCTTTCGGACCCTCGCACTGGCGGGCGTGCTCGTCCTCCTCGCGGGCATCGTCTTCACGCTGAGCGAGATCACCCGAACCGTCGGCGGCACGCAGTCGCTGTACCTCCTCGTGCTCACGATGGTATTCGCGGCGACGATTCTCGCTCACACAATCCGACCACGGACGGCCCTGGCAATCGGTCTGGGCGCGACGGCGATTGGCTTCCTGTACTACCTCGAGGCCGCCGGCTACGCGCCGGGAGCCGCAGTCGGTCAGGCCGACAAGTTCCTCTCGGACACGATCACGCTCGCGACCGGAATGCCACTGATTCAGATGCTCGAGGCGGGCATCTGGACGCTGGGCTTTGCGCCCGCCCCGGTCTTTCTCACGTGGTACCTCGCGATGCGCGAGCGGTACGTCCTGAGCGTCGTTCCCGGCGGCGTAGCTCTCCTGTTTCTCGTGTTGACGACGGACGCCGGCATCGGCGTGACCCTCGTAGGCGTCGTCGGGGGCATCGCCGCGGTCGGATTCGGCGAACTCGACCGACACGAGGGCTCGATCGCTCAGGCCGACGTCCTGGCGATCATGTTCGCGATCATCGTCTTTCTCTCGATGACCATCACGTTCGTCCCCGGAGGCGCTGCCAGCCCCACGTTCTTGCTAGAGAGCGAACCGGGCACGCTCGACGGCGCGGTCGACGGCGACCCCGATCGGTCGACGATCACCGGCAGCGTCGACCTCTCGCCGGAGGTCCACTTCACCGTCGTGACCGAGGAGCCCACCTACTGGCGAACGGGGGTGTACGACCGTTACACGGGCGATTCGTGGATCAGGAGCGGCCCGGACGCCACCTACGACGACGTCGGCCTCCCCGAACCGGACGGGGCGTACGAGACGGCCAACCACACGATTACCATCGAGCGCCAGCTCGAGGTGATGCCGGTTCCCACCGGTCCGACCGCACTCGACGGCGACGTGACGGCACACACGCGCGTGTCCGATCACGGCCAGCCGATGCCGGACGGACCGCTCATCGCTGGCGACACCTACAACGTCGAGAGCGCGGTCCTCGAGGCCGACCCCACCACGCTCAACGAGGCCGGAACGGAGTATCCCGAGCCGATCACGGAGTACTACCTCCAGATGCCCGAGAGCCACTCGAACGAGTTCGCCACCCGAACAGACGAGATCCTCGCCGAATCCGACGCGGAGACGCCCTACGAGAAGGCCGCCGCCATCGAGCGGTACTTCCAGGACGGCTACGACTACTCCCTCGAGGTCGACCGCCCCGGCGGCAACGCCGCCGAGGAGTTCCTGCTCGAGATGGACGAGGGCTACTGCGTCTACTTCGCGACGACGATGACCCAGATGCTGCGCTCGGAGGGCATCCCCGCCAGGTACGCCACGGGCTACACCACGGGCCAGCAGGTCGACGACAACGAGTACGTCGTCCGCGGGCTCGACGCCCACGCCTGGGTCGAGGTCTACTTCCCCGACCAGGGCTGGGTCGTCTTCGAGCCGACGCCCTCCTCGTCCCGGGACGCCACCCACCAGGAGCGACTCGAGCAGGCCCGTGAGGACAACGAATCGGGCATCGATACGGACCAGAGCGAGGACGTTCCCGTCGACGGCCCGGAAGAGAACGAGTCAGTGCCCGACCTCGACGGCGACATCGACGATTTGCTCGACCCGAACGACACTAGCGACGATCCGTCGGGGAACGACACGAACGACACGAACGGCACCAACGATACTCCCAGCGGACCGGGCGGCCCCCAGGACCCACTCCAGCCCGGCAATCCGTCTGGAGATGGTACGGGCGGTACCGGCGTCGATTCAGCTGGCGGGAACGAGGACGAAGAAGACGACCTGATCCCGCTCACCCCCGGCGACCTCCTCGTCGGCGTCGCACTCATGATCGGCCTCGCCGCCGGCGGCCATCGGGCCGGCGTCGGCTCGCTCGTGAACCGCGAAGTCAGCCGCTACTGGCACGGCTTCCGCGGCGACCCGACCGAGGACACCGTCCGGGCCTACGAGCGCCTCGAGCTCGTCCTCGCGCGTCGCTTCCGGCCCCGAAAACGCGGGGAGTCGCCGCGCCAGTACGTCGATTCGCTCGAGCGGGTCGGCCTGACGGACCCGCGACCGCGACGCGTCCTCGAGTGCTACGAGCGGGCTCGCTACGGCGGTGGCGTCGACGAATCCACGGCCGACGAGGCCGTCTCGCTGGTCAGGGAACTCGCTCGCGAACGGGCACCGATCGTCGGTCGGCTGTGGCGCTAA
- a CDS encoding HVO_A0556 family zinc finger protein produces the protein MATRIDDGRQLLVALEGEPCPSCRAGSLVRTEYKGNSAVCCEECGTPRVQLW, from the coding sequence ATGGCAACACGCATCGACGACGGACGGCAGTTATTGGTCGCCCTCGAGGGGGAACCCTGTCCGTCCTGTCGAGCCGGATCGCTCGTTCGAACGGAGTACAAGGGCAACAGCGCGGTCTGTTGTGAGGAGTGCGGGACGCCGCGGGTTCAGCTCTGGTAA
- a CDS encoding MBL fold metallo-hydrolase → MTFHRIALGNTVFEGANNAYLFNGEATVLLDTGVAVPDTRAELEAGLRELEVEFADVDAIVLTHYHADHIGLAGEIQAESGATVHAHAADAPLIAHDEDAWDDLEARQRQLFADWGMPSDAREELLGFLDAGEGMGIYGEPVDVTPFEDGDHLSFGDLALEVRHAPGHTAGLSCFVPADAPDEVYTGDALLPEYTPNVGGADVRLEDALSAYVGTLETLLEADYSRAWPGHREPIDDPAARARYILTHHEERAYRVANVLADAGSADAWTVSARLFGDLADIHILHGPGEAYAHLEHLREHGAVTVDHEMGGGDGDTASVRYRLTDDGRSRLESLTDGRWPLSDAVR, encoded by the coding sequence ATGACGTTTCACCGGATTGCCCTCGGAAACACCGTCTTCGAGGGAGCCAATAACGCGTATCTGTTCAACGGCGAGGCGACCGTCCTGCTCGATACGGGCGTCGCCGTCCCGGACACTCGGGCCGAACTCGAGGCGGGTCTTCGCGAACTGGAGGTCGAATTTGCGGACGTCGATGCAATCGTCCTCACTCACTACCACGCCGACCATATTGGCCTCGCCGGTGAGATCCAGGCCGAGAGCGGGGCGACCGTCCACGCTCACGCCGCCGACGCGCCGCTGATCGCCCACGACGAGGACGCCTGGGACGACCTCGAGGCCCGCCAGCGACAACTGTTCGCGGACTGGGGCATGCCGAGTGACGCTCGCGAGGAACTCCTCGGGTTTCTCGACGCCGGCGAGGGAATGGGAATCTACGGTGAGCCAGTCGACGTGACGCCGTTCGAGGACGGCGACCACCTCTCGTTCGGCGACCTGGCGCTCGAGGTTCGTCACGCACCCGGACACACGGCCGGCCTGAGCTGTTTCGTCCCGGCCGACGCACCCGACGAGGTCTACACCGGCGACGCCCTCCTCCCCGAGTACACCCCGAACGTCGGCGGCGCGGACGTCCGTCTCGAGGATGCGCTCTCGGCGTACGTGGGGACGCTCGAGACGCTGCTCGAGGCCGATTACTCGCGCGCCTGGCCGGGTCACCGCGAGCCGATCGACGACCCCGCAGCACGCGCCCGCTACATCCTGACTCACCACGAGGAGCGCGCCTACCGAGTCGCAAACGTGCTGGCCGACGCCGGCTCCGCAGACGCCTGGACGGTCAGCGCTCGTCTCTTCGGCGACCTCGCGGACATCCACATCCTCCACGGGCCTGGCGAGGCGTACGCCCACCTCGAGCACCTGCGCGAACACGGCGCCGTGACGGTCGACCACGAAATGGGCGGAGGTGACGGCGATACCGCGAGCGTCCGCTACCGACTCACGGACGACGGGCGGTCCCGACTCGAGTCCCTGACCGACGGCCGGTGGCCGCTCTCGGACGCCGTCCGCTAA
- a CDS encoding DUF1931 family protein, whose protein sequence is MADLIVKAAVKEALDDKNVASDFYEALDEEVSELLEDAARRAEDNDRKTVQPRDL, encoded by the coding sequence ATGGCAGACCTTATCGTCAAAGCCGCCGTAAAGGAAGCACTCGATGACAAGAACGTCGCTTCGGACTTCTACGAAGCACTCGACGAGGAAGTGTCCGAGCTGCTCGAGGACGCTGCCCGACGTGCCGAAGACAACGACCGGAAGACGGTCCAGCCCCGCGACCTGTAA
- a CDS encoding ComEC/Rec2 family competence protein codes for MVRYDHLDVHFLNVGHGDCTIIHHPKSEKRKEGRVSIIDINDWDHLKPEETDQFIAGLSSYLQQQSSSGYFEKQISEEEYAEEYLDDPVEYYQEAFSGLKNKVWRFISTHPDMDHLAGLKQFHEEIGFDVMWDTPHSKEMDTGDGWYEKFNREDWYRYEAIRGGETDVNNINPRRESQKNFWEQDNIQILHPSHSFVEEIDEQSSGYNDASYVLKLTHGNQAMLLPGDIEEDAWEEILDYWGPDVLSDVNILKASHHGRKSGFHREAIEEMDPDLVVVSVGNKDESDGYGLYWDACGDDTNIISTRQYGTVRAVSTGRRTMVSCAEPDGIFDLP; via the coding sequence ATGGTCCGTTACGATCATCTTGATGTCCATTTCCTCAATGTCGGTCACGGCGACTGTACGATCATTCACCACCCGAAGAGCGAGAAGCGCAAGGAGGGAAGGGTGTCAATCATCGATATTAACGATTGGGATCATCTAAAGCCAGAAGAGACGGATCAGTTTATTGCCGGTCTGAGCTCATACTTACAACAACAGTCCTCATCTGGATATTTTGAGAAGCAAATCTCAGAAGAAGAGTACGCAGAAGAGTATCTCGATGATCCAGTGGAGTATTATCAAGAAGCCTTCTCAGGTCTGAAAAACAAGGTTTGGCGTTTCATCTCTACTCACCCAGATATGGATCACCTCGCTGGTTTGAAACAGTTTCACGAGGAGATCGGGTTCGATGTTATGTGGGATACGCCCCACTCAAAAGAGATGGATACTGGTGATGGATGGTACGAAAAGTTCAATCGAGAAGATTGGTATCGATATGAAGCAATCCGAGGCGGAGAAACGGATGTGAACAATATCAACCCCAGAAGAGAATCTCAAAAGAACTTCTGGGAACAGGACAATATACAGATACTACACCCATCGCACTCGTTTGTCGAGGAGATTGATGAACAGTCGTCGGGATATAATGATGCCAGCTATGTGCTGAAACTCACTCACGGAAATCAAGCGATGCTGTTACCTGGTGATATAGAAGAAGACGCTTGGGAAGAGATACTTGACTACTGGGGACCAGACGTGTTGTCAGATGTGAATATCTTAAAAGCATCTCATCACGGCCGGAAGAGCGGTTTCCATCGCGAAGCGATCGAAGAAATGGACCCAGATTTAGTTGTGGTTAGTGTCGGCAACAAGGACGAAAGCGATGGATACGGCCTCTATTGGGATGCTTGTGGTGATGACACCAATATAATATCCACACGTCAGTATGGGACTGTAAGAGCCGTTTCAACCGGTAGAAGAACAATGGTTAGTTGTGCCGAGCCAGACGGGATCTTTGACTTACCCTGA
- a CDS encoding DUF6884 domain-containing protein has translation MEIGLVSCTKSKREQAAEPADLYIPSTFFSKAREYVEANHDRWYILSAKHHLLDPSGPPIEPYDETLTGAPVARKREWAEVVYVQLQEQGLLDAGNRLVFHAGRDYYSELIPLLDDTPVEVETPTDGLLFGETLSWYNEHL, from the coding sequence ATGGAGATCGGACTCGTGAGCTGTACGAAGAGTAAACGCGAGCAAGCCGCAGAACCCGCTGACCTCTATATTCCGTCGACGTTCTTCAGTAAGGCGCGTGAGTACGTCGAAGCCAACCACGACCGCTGGTATATCCTTTCCGCGAAACACCATCTACTCGATCCGTCTGGGCCACCTATCGAGCCATACGATGAAACACTAACTGGCGCACCAGTCGCCCGGAAGCGGGAGTGGGCCGAAGTAGTATACGTTCAGCTCCAGGAGCAAGGTCTTCTCGACGCCGGCAATCGACTGGTGTTTCACGCGGGACGAGACTACTACAGCGAACTCATCCCGTTGCTGGACGACACGCCAGTCGAGGTGGAAACCCCTACTGATGGCCTTCTGTTCGGCGAGACGCTCTCGTGGTACAACGAACACCTCTGA